The following are encoded together in the Methylorubrum sp. B1-46 genome:
- a CDS encoding excinuclease ABC subunit UvrA, with product MDQPKPREGVRIARAGAGRPGYVTVKGAREHNLRDVDVELPRDALVVFTGVSGSGKSSLAFGTLYAEAQRRYFESVAPYARRMIDQVGVPDVDAIEGLPPAVALQQQRGTPSARSSVGSVTTLSSLVRMMYSRAGTYPPGQPMLYAEDFSPNTPQGACPSCGGLGRVYQATEASMVPDPSLTIRERAVAAWPQAWGGQNLRDILVSRGVDVDTPWKDLPRALRDWILFTDDQPQEPVYAGLSPEQTRLARQRRLEPSYMGTFTSARRHVLGTFTNSQSALMRRRAARYLVSEDCRTCQGKRLKPEALSVTFAGWDIGELSRMPLSELAEAMRPAAEDRLPDDHAAAGVVQEILDREAGQRDRARRAASGASAHAGAPDVRVTPNLSIEKRLAAQRLAADLVDRIGTLTELGLGYLSLDRVTTTLSSGELQRLRLATQLRSQLFGVAYVLDEPTAGLHPADGEAMHEALAGLLASGNSLFVVEHDIGTMRRADWLVDVGPAAGEHGGTVLYSGPPEGLRAVEASRTRLHLFGLVEPPRRPLREPSGWLRLEGIVRNNLCGVSAAFPLGCLTAVTGISGSGKSSLVSQALLELVGDRLGRPIDIDDEPEDPLDDAPGPTEGRIVGGMEGVRRLVKVDQKPIGRTPRSNLATYTGLFDAVRKLFAATPEARRRRYDAGRFSFNVAKGRCPACEGEGFVSVELLFMPSVYAPCPTCHGSRYAPETLEVTWNGLTIADVLGLTVERACDAFADEPTVLRPLSVLRDLGLGYLRLGQPATELSGGEAQRIKLATELQRGQRGGTLYVLDEPTTGLHPTDVDRLMLQLNGLVDAGNTVVMVEHDMRVAAAADHVIDVGPGAGNLGGTVVAAGRPEVVAEAWASRTAPYLREELDAHESEGSRPQHPQ from the coding sequence ATGGATCAGCCGAAGCCCAGAGAAGGGGTCAGGATCGCTCGGGCAGGCGCAGGACGGCCGGGCTACGTGACGGTGAAGGGAGCCAGGGAGCACAATCTACGCGACGTCGACGTGGAACTGCCGCGCGACGCCCTCGTGGTGTTCACCGGCGTCTCCGGCTCCGGCAAGTCCTCGCTCGCCTTCGGCACGCTCTACGCGGAGGCTCAGCGGCGCTACTTCGAATCGGTCGCACCCTACGCGCGGCGGATGATTGATCAGGTCGGCGTGCCCGATGTCGATGCCATCGAGGGTCTTCCCCCTGCCGTCGCCCTCCAGCAGCAGCGCGGCACACCCAGCGCCCGCTCCTCGGTCGGCAGTGTCACCACCCTGTCCAGCCTCGTGCGGATGATGTACTCGCGCGCCGGCACCTATCCGCCGGGCCAGCCGATGCTCTACGCGGAAGACTTCTCGCCCAACACGCCGCAAGGCGCCTGCCCGTCCTGCGGCGGGCTCGGGCGGGTCTACCAAGCGACGGAAGCATCGATGGTGCCCGACCCCTCGCTGACGATCCGGGAGCGGGCCGTCGCGGCGTGGCCGCAAGCCTGGGGCGGACAAAACCTGCGGGATATCCTGGTCAGCCGGGGCGTCGACGTCGACACGCCCTGGAAGGATCTGCCGAGAGCGCTGCGGGATTGGATCCTGTTCACGGACGACCAGCCGCAGGAGCCGGTCTATGCCGGGCTCTCCCCGGAGCAGACGCGGCTCGCCCGCCAGCGTCGCCTGGAGCCGAGCTACATGGGCACATTCACGAGCGCCCGCCGTCATGTGCTCGGCACCTTCACCAACTCGCAGAGCGCCCTCATGCGCCGCCGCGCCGCGCGCTACCTCGTGAGCGAGGATTGCCGGACCTGCCAAGGCAAGCGCCTGAAGCCTGAGGCGCTCTCCGTCACCTTCGCGGGATGGGATATCGGTGAGCTGTCGCGCATGCCGCTCTCCGAACTCGCCGAGGCGATGCGGCCGGCAGCCGAGGACAGGCTGCCCGACGACCACGCTGCCGCCGGCGTCGTCCAGGAAATCCTCGACCGCGAAGCGGGTCAACGGGATCGCGCCCGGCGCGCGGCCTCCGGAGCGTCGGCCCATGCGGGCGCGCCGGACGTGCGCGTGACACCGAACCTCTCCATCGAGAAGCGCCTCGCCGCCCAGCGCCTCGCCGCCGACCTCGTCGACCGGATCGGGACCCTCACGGAGCTGGGCCTCGGCTACCTCTCGCTGGATCGGGTCACCACGACCCTGTCGTCGGGCGAGTTGCAGCGCCTGCGCCTCGCCACCCAGCTCCGCTCACAGCTCTTCGGCGTGGCCTACGTGCTCGACGAGCCCACCGCCGGGCTGCACCCGGCCGACGGTGAGGCCATGCACGAGGCGCTCGCCGGGCTGCTTGCCTCGGGCAATTCGCTGTTCGTCGTCGAGCACGATATCGGCACGATGCGCCGCGCCGATTGGCTGGTCGATGTCGGTCCGGCCGCGGGCGAGCACGGGGGCACCGTGCTCTACAGTGGCCCGCCGGAGGGCTTGCGCGCGGTGGAGGCGTCGCGCACGCGCCTCCACCTGTTCGGGCTGGTCGAACCGCCGCGGCGTCCGCTGCGCGAGCCTTCGGGATGGCTGCGGCTGGAGGGCATCGTCCGCAACAACCTATGCGGCGTCTCGGCCGCGTTCCCGCTCGGATGTCTCACCGCCGTGACGGGCATCTCCGGCTCCGGCAAGTCGAGTCTCGTCAGCCAAGCCCTGCTGGAACTCGTCGGCGACCGCCTCGGACGGCCGATCGACATCGACGACGAGCCGGAGGATCCCCTCGACGACGCACCGGGCCCGACCGAAGGGCGCATCGTCGGCGGCATGGAAGGAGTCCGGCGCTTGGTCAAGGTCGATCAGAAGCCGATCGGGCGCACGCCCCGCTCCAATCTCGCGACCTATACCGGCCTGTTCGACGCCGTCCGCAAGCTGTTCGCCGCCACGCCCGAGGCGCGCCGGCGCCGCTACGACGCCGGCCGCTTCTCCTTCAACGTCGCCAAGGGCCGCTGCCCGGCCTGCGAGGGCGAGGGGTTCGTCAGCGTCGAACTCTTGTTCATGCCGAGCGTTTACGCCCCCTGCCCGACCTGCCACGGGTCCCGCTACGCGCCGGAGACGCTGGAGGTCACGTGGAACGGGCTGACCATCGCGGACGTGCTCGGGCTCACCGTCGAGCGTGCCTGTGACGCCTTCGCGGACGAGCCCACGGTGCTGCGCCCGCTTTCCGTGCTGCGGGATCTCGGTCTGGGCTACCTGCGCCTGGGTCAGCCGGCGACCGAACTCTCCGGCGGCGAGGCCCAGCGCATCAAGCTCGCGACCGAGCTGCAGCGGGGCCAGCGCGGGGGGACGCTCTACGTCCTCGACGAGCCGACGACCGGGCTGCATCCGACCGACGTGGATCGCCTCATGCTCCAACTCAACGGCTTGGTCGATGCGGGCAACACGGTTGTCATGGTCGAGCACGACATGCGCGTCGCCGCAGCGGCCGATCACGTCATCGATGTGGGGCCCGGCGCCGGAAACCTGGGTGGCACGGTGGTGGCGGCCGGCCGTCCCGAGGTGGTGGCCGAGGCGTGGGCGAGCCGCACGGCACCATATCTGCGGGAAGAGCTGGATGCCCATGAAAGCGAGGGCTCGCGACCGCAGCATCCCCAATGA
- a CDS encoding beta-xylosidase, with the protein MLEAVMLWNEPNNKSHWDPEIDPDWFLFGEMVKDASRAIRAEAPGLPQVLGGISPIDPGFMLRMQAQGVLDGLDAVAVHGFPLDWNLWQIHEWPQKIAEIRAVTHLPVWVSEVGVSSFGAEEVQAWGCRRTAELLKGQAPRIHWYSLYDLPLEWGATTRHKEAEGSSYYRHFHMGLLRQDGTPKRALEEFARCTPDFGLCQWFHFEDPRLDEAVAWMKRLGVTHLRTGLSWADSFRPNALDWFDRQMAALQDFQVTATFCFTPEHRGIAPHHTSAPLVREEFSEFCATMARRYADPAAFRAEAVPALEMPLL; encoded by the coding sequence ATGCTTGAAGCGGTGATGCTCTGGAACGAGCCCAACAACAAGTCGCACTGGGATCCCGAGATTGATCCGGACTGGTTCCTGTTCGGCGAGATGGTGAAGGATGCCTCCCGCGCGATCCGGGCCGAGGCACCGGGCCTGCCGCAGGTGCTCGGCGGCATCTCGCCGATCGACCCCGGTTTCATGCTGCGGATGCAGGCGCAAGGGGTGCTCGACGGGCTCGACGCGGTGGCGGTGCACGGCTTCCCGCTCGATTGGAATCTCTGGCAGATCCACGAATGGCCGCAAAAAATCGCCGAGATCCGCGCGGTGACGCACCTGCCGGTCTGGGTCTCGGAGGTCGGCGTGTCGAGCTTCGGCGCCGAGGAGGTCCAGGCCTGGGGCTGCCGCCGCACCGCGGAGCTGCTGAAGGGCCAAGCGCCCCGCATCCACTGGTACAGCCTCTACGACCTGCCGCTCGAATGGGGCGCCACCACCCGCCACAAGGAGGCGGAGGGCTCCTCCTACTATCGCCACTTCCACATGGGCCTCCTGCGCCAGGACGGCACGCCGAAGCGGGCGCTCGAAGAATTCGCCCGCTGCACCCCGGATTTCGGCCTGTGCCAGTGGTTCCACTTCGAGGATCCCCGCCTCGACGAGGCGGTGGCCTGGATGAAGCGCCTCGGCGTCACCCATCTGCGCACCGGCCTTTCCTGGGCCGACAGCTTCCGCCCCAACGCTCTCGACTGGTTCGACCGGCAGATGGCGGCGTTGCAGGACTTCCAGGTGACGGCGACCTTCTGCTTCACCCCCGAGCATCGCGGCATCGCTCCCCACCACACCTCAGCGCCGCTGGTGCGCGAGGAGTTCTCGGAGTTTTGCGCCACGATGGCGCGCCGCTACGCCGACCCCGCAGCTTTCCGAGCCGAGGCCGTGCCGGCGTTGGAGATGCCGCTGCTGTAG
- a CDS encoding inositol-3-phosphate synthase, with protein MPQQPGQTGAEPIRVGIVGVGNCASAFVQGLHHYRDASADETVPGLISPELGGYRIGDIELACAFDVSAEKVGQDLARAILARPNNTHIFAAVPPSGVTVQRGPTFDGIGRYLQGIIEESPEPVADVVEALKRSRTQVLVNYLPVGAQRATEFYARCALDAGCAFVNCIPVFIASDAAWRARFEERGLPIVGDDIKSQVGATIVHRVLANLLRERGVRLDRTYQLNFGGNADFLNMLERERLESKKLSKTRAVTSQLDAPLAPGNVHVGPSDHVPWLEDRKWAHIRLEGTGFGGVPLNMELKLEVWDSPNSAGIVVDAVRCARIALDRGLGGALDGPSAWFMKSPPVQYTDAEAHARTLLFAAGEPA; from the coding sequence GTGCCACAGCAACCCGGTCAGACAGGCGCCGAACCGATCCGCGTCGGCATCGTCGGCGTCGGCAACTGCGCCTCCGCCTTTGTGCAGGGTCTGCACCATTACCGCGACGCCTCCGCGGACGAGACGGTGCCGGGTCTGATCTCGCCCGAACTCGGCGGCTACCGGATCGGTGACATCGAACTCGCCTGCGCCTTCGACGTGTCGGCGGAGAAAGTCGGGCAGGACCTGGCGCGGGCAATCCTCGCGCGCCCGAACAACACCCACATCTTCGCCGCCGTGCCGCCGAGCGGCGTCACCGTTCAGCGCGGCCCGACCTTCGACGGCATCGGCCGCTACCTGCAGGGGATCATCGAGGAATCGCCCGAGCCCGTCGCCGATGTGGTCGAGGCGCTGAAGCGCAGCCGCACGCAGGTGCTCGTGAACTACCTGCCGGTCGGCGCGCAGCGCGCCACCGAGTTCTACGCCCGCTGCGCCCTCGATGCCGGCTGCGCCTTCGTCAACTGCATTCCGGTCTTCATCGCCTCCGACGCCGCGTGGCGGGCCCGGTTCGAGGAGCGCGGCCTGCCCATCGTTGGCGACGACATCAAGAGCCAGGTCGGCGCCACCATCGTCCACCGGGTGCTGGCCAATCTGCTGCGCGAGCGCGGGGTCAGGCTGGACCGGACCTACCAGCTCAATTTCGGCGGCAATGCCGACTTCCTCAACATGCTGGAGCGGGAGCGGCTCGAATCGAAGAAGCTGTCGAAGACCCGCGCCGTGACGAGCCAGCTCGATGCGCCGCTCGCGCCCGGCAACGTCCATGTCGGCCCGAGCGACCACGTGCCCTGGCTCGAAGACCGCAAATGGGCGCATATCCGCCTCGAAGGGACCGGCTTTGGCGGCGTGCCGCTCAACATGGAGCTGAAGCTCGAAGTCTGGGATTCGCCGAACTCGGCCGGCATCGTCGTCGATGCCGTGCGCTGCGCCCGCATCGCCCTCGACCGGGGGCTCGGTGGCGCCCTCGACGGCCCCTCGGCTTGGTTCATGAAGTCGCCGCCGGTGCAGTACACCGACGCCGAGGCGCATGCGCGCACCCTGCTTTTCGCCGCCGGCGAGCCTGCATGA
- a CDS encoding histidine phosphatase family protein yields MRRVLFLRHGHHDRLGRILCGRMPGVSLSEAGHAEARAVAAALVRRFAGETVILLSSPQPRTRETAAPLAEALGVGAEVADELDEIAFGDWTGNAFADLDGDPAWTAWNAKRGSARPPGGESMAEVQARVGGLLDRLASEEGSPVVVVSHGDPIRAALLGVLGLPLDAYDRIVVAPASCSEVELWPGGGRVVSINERLAG; encoded by the coding sequence ATGAGGCGCGTCCTGTTCCTGCGCCACGGCCACCACGACCGGCTCGGCCGCATCCTGTGCGGGCGCATGCCCGGCGTCTCCCTGAGCGAGGCCGGCCACGCTGAGGCGCGGGCCGTGGCCGCGGCCCTCGTCCGGCGCTTTGCGGGCGAGACCGTGATTCTCCTGTCGAGCCCGCAGCCGCGCACGCGCGAGACCGCCGCGCCCCTGGCCGAGGCCCTCGGCGTCGGCGCCGAAGTGGCGGACGAACTCGACGAGATCGCCTTCGGCGACTGGACCGGCAACGCCTTCGCAGACCTCGACGGCGATCCGGCCTGGACCGCTTGGAACGCAAAGCGCGGCTCGGCCCGCCCGCCGGGCGGCGAGAGCATGGCCGAGGTGCAGGCGCGGGTCGGCGGCCTGCTCGACCGCCTCGCGTCCGAGGAAGGATCTCCGGTCGTCGTCGTGAGCCACGGCGACCCGATCCGCGCGGCGCTTCTCGGCGTGCTCGGGCTGCCGCTCGACGCCTACGACCGCATCGTCGTCGCCCCGGCCTCCTGCAGCGAGGTCGAGCTCTGGCCCGGCGGCGGACGGGTCGTGTCCATCAACGAGCGGTTGGCGGGATGA
- a CDS encoding TIGR04290 family methyltransferase: protein MNQADLRRQAEALGPWFHNIDLGEGVWTAPNHFLGDYPGFKFRRFAHALPADLTGRSVLDIGCNAGFYSVEMKRRGAARVLGLDSDERYLAQGRFVAERLGYDIEFRNLSVYEVGALAERFDVVIFMGVFYHLRHPLLALDLIHEHVADDLLVFQSMLRGSAQVEPVAEDYDFFDMDAFERPGYPRMHFVEHAYAHDCTNWWIPNRAGIEAMLRSSGFAIQDRPETEVYLCRRVEAPYGAEAAYPARSSGQRET from the coding sequence ATGAATCAGGCCGATCTGCGCCGGCAGGCGGAGGCCCTCGGGCCATGGTTCCACAACATCGATCTCGGGGAGGGGGTCTGGACCGCGCCGAACCATTTCCTCGGCGATTATCCGGGCTTCAAATTCCGCCGCTTCGCCCACGCCCTGCCCGCCGACCTCACCGGACGATCGGTGCTCGATATCGGCTGCAATGCCGGCTTCTACAGCGTCGAGATGAAGCGGCGCGGCGCTGCCCGCGTGCTGGGCCTCGATTCCGACGAGCGCTACCTCGCCCAAGGCCGCTTCGTCGCCGAGCGGCTGGGCTACGACATCGAGTTCCGCAATCTCTCGGTCTACGAAGTCGGCGCCTTGGCTGAGCGCTTCGACGTGGTGATCTTCATGGGGGTGTTCTACCACCTGCGCCACCCGCTGCTCGCCCTCGACCTGATCCACGAGCACGTGGCCGACGACCTGCTCGTGTTCCAGTCGATGCTGCGGGGCTCGGCCCAGGTCGAGCCGGTCGCCGAGGATTACGACTTCTTCGACATGGATGCCTTCGAGCGGCCGGGCTACCCGCGGATGCACTTCGTCGAGCACGCCTACGCCCACGATTGCACCAACTGGTGGATCCCCAACCGCGCCGGGATCGAGGCGATGCTGCGATCGAGCGGCTTTGCCATTCAAGATCGGCCGGAGACGGAGGTCTATCTCTGCCGCCGGGTCGAGGCCCCCTACGGGGCGGAAGCGGCCTATCCGGCGCGTTCGAGCGGGCAACGGGAGACGTGA